The sequence GATCAACTTGCCAAAAGCACATGCATAACAAATCCCTCAAATCTACTTGTGCCAATGAATCTTCTGTAAATGCAAATACTTGAGTACTGAAGCCTCGGTGAGTTAGTATTAAACATGCTTTCACACCTTTTTAACCTGAATTTAGATACTAGCTATGCTCGGATTCTTAAACATGCCAACGGGTGCGTGCCAAGCCGCAacttttttggagagtccgagcaacttcgGATACTAGAAACTCGATATTTACATGAGGTAGGTTATCCCGCCTTAAATTTTCGGACTAAATTTATCCTATGTTTTTGTTAGAGTCTGAACAAAAAGATAAAACTTATACTTGGATATAAATAGTCATCCATCCAaataatattgtataaataacataaataccgatctttttggaagtaattacactctctcccatttttttatacacaacattctgtgtatatgttggaatttttgtaatatgtttagagagttagaattttttttgtaatattgaaaacataacttGTGTATTTgcgtaatttttagtatttttttcccCCTATTTGGACCAAGAATGTAAGGGCTAAACATGATGGGCCAGAAGCCCAGAAAGTAAAAGTGCCCCTAAACTAATTCACTAAAACCTCCACTCTCCGCCGCCGCATTTCAACCATGGCGACGCTAAAAGAGATCTTAACACGCCGCCCTATCTCCGCCACGATCCGTCTCACCGTCGATGCCGGAGCAGCTAAGCCCGGCCCGCCAGTCGGCCCGGCCCTCGGTCAATACAAGCTAAACTCCATGGCATTCTGCAAGGACTTCAACTCTAGGACCCAGAAATTCAAGCCCGGTACACCAATGGCGGTAACTATAACCGCATTCAAGGACGGAACTTTCGATTTCACCGTTAAGTCTCCGTCAGTAACTTGGTACCTAAAGCAGGCTGCTGGAATTGAGCTGGGAAGTGGCCGTCCTGGACATGTAACGGCGTCAACTTTAACCGTAAAGCACGTTTATGAAATTGCTAAGATTAAGCAGAGTGATCCTTTTTGTCAGTACATGCCGTTGGAGTCAATCTGTAAGTCTATTATTGGCACCGCAAATTCTATGGGAATTAAAGTTCAGAAAGAGCTGGATTGATTGAAACATTGTGTGGGTAtttctgtaatttttctttttgtaagaTGTGGAAATGAGAGTGGTAAAGTTGTTTAAAGCAGTGATTTTGTTGTTTAAGGAAGCATGATATGGATTATGGATGTTATCTTAGcaataaagataatttttttttgaaggttATTATAGTTATTTGAGCAtctttgagccgagggtctatctctctacctctgaggtaagggtaaggtttgtgtacacTCTAAACTCTCTGGAGTGGGACTACATtggctatgttgttgttgtagagttATTTGATCATTATTGTGGATCTAAGAGCAGAATGAGCTAACACATGTTGATTATACTGCCACTCTTtttattttgtgtgtgtgtgtataagcATTAGGGCGTGTTTTCGCGTAGATAGAACTAAGGGTGAATAATTAATCTGCTAATTTTTGTTGTCGATGTGCTCTTTTACTATGATAGTGTTCCCTCTAAGTAGCATCTTGTTTCAGGAAGATGTTCATGGTTAGGTTAGAGAATGAACGTCTGTAATTAGAAGGATGTAGCCGAGGAATAGTAGTTACTATAGTAAACCTGCTTTATGGTGTTAAGACATGCTGATCCATACTTGGTGCATGTTTTCACAACTTAGTTTGGATCTTTGAATTGTATATTTAACTGTTCGTGTCTGGCTGTTCCTTTGGGTACATCCaataaacttgaaataatataatgAAGATTAGCGTGGCTCCTGGCTCGCAATTGGGAGATAGTCTGCGTATACTCTACACTCCCCTGACCCCACTAGTGGGGTTTCACGGggtatgttgatgttgttgttgtctttAGGATTTTCTTGAGGAATCTGTTAATTGGGATTCTTCTAAGTACCACTCATCACACCTTTCTTCTGGGTCAAATCCTCCTCCTCCTAAATTTTGCTTCTTGTGATTTTTTAACTTCTCCATTGGAGATAGTCCATTATGTAGGAATACATTCCATAGCCACCTCTTGCATCGATTTGGTTGTTTGGTGTCTGTCTTGCCTTTAACATCCCTATGCTGTTGaaaccattgttgttgttatattttctttgCCTCATTCTATTCTCATTTTTTGTGCGTCAAATTTCCTGGCGGGAGTTAGTCAGTTGGTACCAGGTTATATGGATCTGATAATATGCATTTTTTCGCATTGTCTCTTCATAGTTGTAGAGCTAATATTTTGTTTGATGATGCATATCCAACCAACTTCAACATCGAAATCCATAAAAGGCACACTAAATTGGATCATACCATGAATGCAACTCCAACCTCAGCATATATTGACCTTTTCTTAGTGAAATAGGCAAGCTGGTGTTATGGAGACTCTAGGCTATGGGGGATTTTTAGTGCATACCTGCATGTTGTCTCTTGTTCTGTTCTGCTATGCCCACAGGTTTGCTCCATTATTACTGGCGACAATGGTTGTTGCTAGTCTCTGTTCATGTTTGTGCATGAATAAAGTTTCATCCTTTTACCAAAACAAGGATATGCCTGCTTGAGGTGTATCACCAAAGTGGAGTATTAATTCCACTGAATCTTTTAAGCTATGTCTCCAGCTTGTAATCTAGATAACTGTTTCCGAAGAAGTGTTCTCAGTTTCTCTGCATTCCTTAAAGCTGGTTGTTTAGACTCGTGAATTTGATCAATCTTTCTGATTAATATTTGGAGTGAGCTGTATCCTATAGTCCAAATGGATACAACAGAGTGCTACTTGGATTTCATTGCATGGATGGTATTATTCCTGATTTCCGTCCATTGTATAAGTTACTAATGTGATGATGTGAACAAAATAAGTCGACTTAAAGGCGACAAGACAAATTAATTTCCTTCTACAATGGTGTTTACTGTGATGTTTTCAATGCTGTTTGAATTAAAACACACTCAAAACTGCTAAAAAGGATTACATTTTTGAGATCTTTTTCTTAATATCTCTTATCTACCTTGGAGAGGGAAGGTAGATACTATGCTTTTATGTTTCTGTTGCTTTCTTTTTTAACTTCAGGTATAATAGCAGTTCAATAACACACCAGGGAATGCAATATTCACGACTCAATCCTCTAGTCAAGAGGCTCGTTTTGAATGACATTCACACGTGTCTTCTAGTTGGGGTCCCTTTTCCTCAGTTTTGGATTAGTTTCTTGTTGTTTTTAGTTCTCTTTCTAAAACCTAAAATTGTGGTTACAACTTGAGCAAATTTGTGCATGAATAAGGGTAGTAGTGTTCAGATCATTACAAAAGGGAACAGTGACCTTGTCCCAGTGTTGTTGAAAAGATGTTAAAAAGAGCAAAAGTTCTTGAAAAGAGAAGAGGATCCCCTTATCCATAAGTGAAATGAAATACTATAATTGATCAGCCACAAAATATTCTTTTGGGATTGTTGATTTTTAGACGATAAGAACAAAGAAAAACTAACGATGACCAAGAAAACATCAGTCCTGTTgattattaatattaaattaaaaaacattaaaaaaaaaaaaagaaacaaatcttCAAATACTTCTGGATGGACATTCAATGAGTTGCTCtgagttttcttattttcttctaatatcactattgacttttttttttagtttctacctTCGAAACTTCTACATATTTTTCCCTATAAGTCCCAATTCTTCATGCTAACGTATCTGTAGAAGATATGATGCAAGATTTTGAGCACACAAATGAAGAGGTTAATAATAAGACTCATTTAATATTATTCTTTGTTAATCGTATTAAACTATCTAAAATGTGTTTGGCTCGGTGTTTGTTTCTAATGAACTCCAAAGTACAACTACTCCTTTTACGTAAAGATTTTAATACacttt comes from Capsicum annuum cultivar UCD-10X-F1 chromosome 2, UCD10Xv1.1, whole genome shotgun sequence and encodes:
- the LOC107861286 gene encoding 54S ribosomal protein L19, mitochondrial; this encodes MATLKEILTRRPISATIRLTVDAGAAKPGPPVGPALGQYKLNSMAFCKDFNSRTQKFKPGTPMAVTITAFKDGTFDFTVKSPSVTWYLKQAAGIELGSGRPGHVTASTLTVKHVYEIAKIKQSDPFCQYMPLESICKSIIGTANSMGIKVQKELD